From Priestia filamentosa, a single genomic window includes:
- a CDS encoding HD domain-containing protein, whose translation MSLKEKALTFATKMHEGQMRKANSRPYIVHPIEVSKILEAANLEESVVIAGLLHDTVEDTPATIEEIASLFGEEVALLVAAHTEDKSRSWEERKTHTIEVVKKGTLPLKALIAADKLSNLKSLQESYEEQGEEVWTHFKRGYEKQKWYYLNVAHNLFIGLKEEEVPAFFYKFRKETEIFFDK comes from the coding sequence ATGAGTTTAAAAGAAAAAGCTTTAACATTTGCAACAAAGATGCATGAAGGACAAATGCGAAAAGCAAATTCTCGCCCGTATATTGTTCATCCAATCGAAGTTAGTAAAATTTTAGAAGCGGCAAATTTAGAAGAAAGTGTCGTTATAGCAGGCCTTCTACATGATACGGTTGAAGATACGCCTGCAACAATTGAAGAAATTGCTTCTCTATTTGGTGAAGAAGTAGCGCTTCTTGTTGCTGCTCACACCGAAGACAAATCAAGAAGTTGGGAAGAGCGCAAAACACATACAATTGAAGTTGTAAAAAAAGGGACCCTACCGCTTAAAGCCTTAATTGCTGCAGATAAATTATCGAACTTAAAGTCTTTACAGGAATCCTATGAAGAGCAAGGAGAGGAAGTGTGGACACACTTTAAACGGGGATACGAAAAGCAAAAATGGTATTATCTGAACGTTGCTCATAATCTTTTTATTGGTTTAAAGGAAGAGGAAGTGCCTGCTTTTTTTTACAAGTTTAGAAAAGAAACAGAGATATTTTTTGATAAGTGA
- a CDS encoding dihydrodipicolinate synthase family protein encodes MKADPIFKGIIPPIPTILYEDGRIDEKGMKNLIDFLIESNVDGLFFLGSGGEFSQMSAGLRREVAEFVIPYVNGRVPVLIGTGTSSTMETISLSVHAQEKGADGIVVINPYYWPLTEEGLFEHYSEIAQNVDLPIMLYNFPSLTGTDLSPDLVLKLAQAHPNIVGIKDTVDAVGHTRELILKVKKEKPNFVVFSGYDDHLFNTLALGGDGSIPLSASFAPELSVGIYRAFQTGDYEKAIELHRQLAPLPLLYKLDSPFMNVAKEAIRLRGIEISTDVLAPTRKLSKEKKKELKSLLTTFLGDSIVLS; translated from the coding sequence GTGAAGGCAGATCCAATATTCAAAGGGATTATTCCACCAATTCCAACTATTTTATATGAAGATGGACGCATTGATGAAAAAGGAATGAAAAACCTAATTGATTTCTTAATTGAATCGAATGTTGATGGACTTTTCTTTTTAGGTTCTGGAGGGGAATTTAGTCAAATGTCAGCAGGGCTAAGAAGAGAAGTAGCGGAGTTTGTGATTCCTTATGTAAATGGTCGTGTTCCCGTTCTGATCGGTACAGGCACGTCAAGCACAATGGAGACGATTTCTTTGAGCGTTCATGCGCAAGAAAAGGGAGCTGACGGTATTGTTGTTATTAACCCTTATTATTGGCCCTTAACCGAAGAAGGTCTTTTTGAGCATTACAGTGAAATTGCGCAAAATGTAGATCTCCCCATCATGCTATATAACTTTCCTTCGTTAACAGGAACAGATCTATCTCCTGATTTAGTGTTGAAGCTAGCTCAAGCACATCCAAATATCGTTGGAATTAAAGATACAGTTGACGCTGTAGGGCATACAAGAGAACTCATTTTAAAAGTGAAAAAAGAGAAACCTAATTTTGTCGTTTTCTCAGGGTATGATGATCATTTATTTAATACGCTAGCTTTAGGAGGAGATGGCTCAATTCCGCTTTCAGCAAGTTTTGCTCCAGAACTATCTGTTGGAATTTATAGAGCCTTTCAAACAGGAGACTACGAAAAAGCGATTGAGCTTCATCGTCAACTTGCTCCTCTCCCGCTTTTATATAAATTAGACTCCCCCTTTATGAATGTTGCCAAAGAAGCCATTCGTTTAAGAGGGATAGAAATCTCAACAGATGTATTAGCTCCAACCCGCAAGCTTAGTAAAGAGAAGAAAAAAGAGTTGAAATCACTCTTAACAACGTTTCTTGGTGATTCTATTGTGTTATCTTAA
- a CDS encoding CPBP family intramembrane glutamic endopeptidase, with protein sequence MSTVQNHSKVEKEELNLKDAVFVFASFTLMGVAAITLLIIFDVLTLDQFLSFHNPSTLMTMTVTTTIGLILFGILLTILIPSHHIDNQNKQYQTSSISALLSLFLFGSLFEELLFRGIVQNLLLLYIEKSWVGIFITSLLFLALHVQYFKKPLMLFNILLPSLAFGWVYVKTSNILVPIIVHFLLNFVITILFKYRILKLKS encoded by the coding sequence ATGAGCACAGTACAAAATCATTCAAAGGTTGAAAAGGAAGAGCTAAATTTAAAAGACGCTGTTTTTGTTTTCGCCTCTTTTACTTTAATGGGCGTAGCAGCGATCACCCTGTTAATTATTTTTGATGTTTTGACGCTAGATCAATTTTTATCATTTCATAACCCCTCTACACTTATGACCATGACGGTTACAACAACGATAGGACTTATCTTATTTGGTATTCTTTTAACAATTTTAATTCCTTCTCATCACATTGATAATCAGAATAAGCAATACCAAACATCTTCTATATCAGCATTGCTTTCTCTTTTTCTTTTTGGATCATTATTTGAAGAGCTTCTATTTAGAGGGATTGTTCAAAATTTACTTCTTCTTTATATAGAGAAAAGCTGGGTTGGGATTTTTATTACTTCTCTTCTATTTTTAGCTCTTCATGTTCAATATTTTAAAAAGCCGCTTATGCTTTTTAATATTCTATTACCAAGCCTTGCATTTGGCTGGGTATATGTGAAAACAAGTAATATTTTAGTACCAATCATAGTCCACTTTCTTCTTAATTTTGTCATCACCATTCTCTTTAAATATCGAATTCTAAAATTAAAATCCTAA
- a CDS encoding MarR family winged helix-turn-helix transcriptional regulator yields the protein MLSEYQKIIKQMNDAFEEFGVLIANETKKIDQFDLTMQQDLILAYIAKHLNVTANEIAHSFGITKSAVSQVLSKLEQNKMIVRAVNPQNKRESFISLGENGEKYVSLLQELDIKLIKNYYSKVNLDDLTHMTRTMEKINEVIKEENETTQKKGTLHRE from the coding sequence GTGTTGTCGGAGTATCAAAAGATTATTAAACAAATGAACGATGCCTTTGAAGAGTTTGGGGTATTGATTGCTAATGAGACGAAAAAAATTGATCAGTTTGACTTAACAATGCAGCAGGACCTCATCTTAGCTTATATAGCTAAGCATCTAAACGTAACGGCAAACGAAATTGCTCATTCGTTCGGTATTACGAAAAGTGCTGTAAGTCAAGTTCTCTCAAAACTTGAACAAAATAAAATGATTGTCCGAGCGGTCAACCCACAAAATAAGCGAGAATCTTTCATATCATTAGGAGAAAATGGAGAAAAGTATGTCTCTTTGCTCCAAGAATTGGACATAAAGCTTATTAAGAACTATTATTCAAAAGTGAACTTAGATGATCTAACACATATGACACGAACAATGGAAAAAATTAATGAAGTTATTAAAGAAGAAAATGAAACAACTCAGAAAAAAGGTACATTACATAGAGAATAG
- the pssA gene encoding CDP-diacylglycerol--serine O-phosphatidyltransferase translates to MIYIPNMITIGNFICGILAVHSLLFHHVHSAIMLIFTGMFFDLFDGLAARKLNVVSEIGKELDSLADLVTFSVAPSMLAYSVSLYELPLIGLLCALAFSVCGMLRLARFNAEQSKLSTFIGMPAPFAAICLVVLSFVHNPVILAIGTCVLAYLMVSRVKFPHFKSQAPENVETQGWN, encoded by the coding sequence TTGATTTATATACCCAATATGATTACAATCGGAAACTTTATTTGTGGAATTTTAGCCGTTCACTCTTTATTATTTCACCACGTTCATTCAGCTATTATGCTGATTTTTACAGGAATGTTTTTTGATCTTTTTGATGGTCTAGCTGCCCGCAAGCTTAATGTTGTTTCAGAAATCGGCAAAGAGCTGGATTCTTTAGCTGATCTTGTCACATTTAGCGTTGCACCATCAATGCTTGCCTACAGTGTGTCATTATATGAACTGCCGCTTATCGGTCTTTTATGTGCACTTGCTTTCAGTGTTTGTGGAATGCTACGTCTTGCCCGCTTTAATGCTGAACAAAGTAAACTATCAACATTTATTGGAATGCCTGCTCCATTCGCTGCGATCTGTCTTGTTGTACTGAGTTTTGTACATAACCCAGTAATTCTAGCGATTGGGACATGTGTTCTTGCTTATCTCATGGTAAGCCGAGTTAAATTCCCACATTTCAAGAGCCAAGCACCTGAAAACGTGGAGACGCAAGGATGGAACTAG
- a CDS encoding DedA family protein has protein sequence MELVEHLITHYGYIAVFLMLTLGIVGLPIPDEVLMTLIGYFTHVGTLNYELAIVISFIGALLGMMISYLIGRKAGRPFIDKYGKWVGLKEKRMDKVETWMKKYGPYSLILGYFIPGVRHVTCYFSGITRMNLRTYLLFVAIGAFLWCFVFITIGRIAGVIRF, from the coding sequence ATGGAACTAGTCGAGCATCTTATTACACACTATGGCTATATTGCTGTTTTTTTGATGCTTACGCTCGGAATTGTCGGTTTACCCATTCCTGATGAAGTATTAATGACGCTCATTGGGTACTTTACACATGTTGGTACGCTCAACTATGAACTTGCTATTGTGATTAGCTTTATAGGTGCTCTATTAGGAATGATGATTAGCTACCTTATTGGAAGGAAAGCAGGTCGTCCTTTTATTGATAAGTATGGAAAGTGGGTTGGTTTGAAAGAAAAACGAATGGATAAAGTGGAAACATGGATGAAGAAATATGGACCATATTCGCTTATCCTTGGCTACTTTATTCCAGGTGTGCGCCACGTGACATGCTACTTTTCAGGCATTACCCGGATGAATTTAAGAACATACCTCTTATTTGTAGCCATTGGTGCTTTCTTATGGTGCTTTGTTTTTATTACAATTGGAAGAATTGCCGGTGTTATTCGATTTTAA
- a CDS encoding esterase/lipase family protein produces the protein MKKVIMAAVLSFALFLSFIGVQPSSAKAQSAHNPVVFVHGIGGASYNFFSIENYLRSQGWDRSQFYAIDFYNKAGSNSTNGPQLATYIDRVLRETGSDKVDIVAHSMGGANTLYYIKYLGGGDKIENVVTLGGANGLSSSVALPGTDPNQKILYTSIYSINDGIVLPSLSRLQGARNIQLYGITHIGLLANSQVNGYIKEGLNGGGLNTN, from the coding sequence ATGAAAAAGGTTATTATGGCAGCAGTTCTATCTTTTGCACTCTTTCTATCTTTTATTGGTGTTCAGCCATCAAGTGCTAAAGCCCAGTCTGCTCACAATCCAGTTGTATTTGTACACGGTATTGGAGGAGCTTCTTATAATTTCTTCAGTATTGAAAACTATTTAAGATCACAAGGGTGGGATAGAAGTCAGTTCTATGCCATTGATTTCTACAACAAAGCAGGCTCTAACTCAACAAACGGACCACAGCTGGCAACGTACATTGATCGCGTGCTAAGAGAAACAGGATCAGATAAAGTCGATATTGTAGCTCATAGCATGGGAGGAGCAAATACGCTTTATTACATCAAGTATCTTGGTGGCGGGGACAAAATTGAGAATGTCGTTACTTTAGGTGGAGCTAACGGTCTATCTTCTTCAGTAGCATTGCCAGGTACAGATCCTAACCAAAAAATCTTATATACTTCAATCTACAGCATAAACGATGGAATTGTTCTTCCTAGTCTTTCTCGATTACAAGGAGCAAGAAATATTCAACTTTATGGCATCACTCATATCGGTTTATTGGCAAATAGTCAAGTAAACGGATATATTAAAGAAGGATTAAATGGCGGAGGCTTGAACACAAATTAA
- a CDS encoding SdpI family protein: MKKHVFPLIIMLLSILCWVIFYNKLPSQIPMQWGVDGTVNSYAPKLQAAFTHNGILLFLYALLVLSPKMDPRKQNYQKFSRSYRIITLAIMLVLFLLNISVLLASLGYNLNVTTITPILVGILFIILGNYMQTVKPNFFIGIRTAWTLSNEQVWRKTHRLGSKLFILGGLLFFVTPFVPERLLFPLIISIILAVVLIPTLYSYVQYRKLTE; encoded by the coding sequence ATGAAAAAACACGTCTTCCCTCTTATCATTATGTTACTTTCCATCTTATGTTGGGTGATCTTCTACAATAAGCTACCTTCTCAAATCCCGATGCAGTGGGGAGTTGATGGAACTGTAAACTCTTACGCGCCTAAGTTACAAGCAGCGTTTACTCACAATGGAATCCTGCTGTTCTTGTATGCGCTTTTAGTGCTTTCCCCTAAAATGGATCCTCGGAAACAAAACTATCAAAAATTTTCACGCTCATATCGAATCATCACGCTTGCTATTATGTTGGTTTTGTTTCTTCTTAATATTTCCGTTCTTCTTGCAAGCCTTGGATATAACTTAAATGTTACAACAATTACTCCTATCCTTGTTGGGATTTTGTTTATTATTTTAGGAAACTACATGCAAACGGTAAAACCTAACTTTTTTATTGGAATTAGAACTGCTTGGACACTCAGCAATGAGCAAGTATGGAGAAAAACACACAGACTTGGTTCAAAACTGTTTATCCTAGGAGGTCTCTTATTCTTCGTAACTCCGTTTGTTCCAGAACGACTGTTATTTCCTCTTATCATCTCTATTATTCTTGCTGTTGTGCTTATTCCTACTCTCTATTCATATGTTCAGTATCGGAAACTTACTGAGTAA
- a CDS encoding autorepressor SdpR family transcription factor produces MNNAFKALADGTRRKILSLLKEKDMTAGEIAEQFNMSKPSISQHLKILKNADLVSDEKKGQYVVYSLNATVFQELVSWALDFVEKGDEQK; encoded by the coding sequence ATGAACAACGCATTTAAAGCTCTCGCTGATGGAACTCGTCGTAAAATTTTATCTCTCTTAAAAGAAAAAGATATGACAGCTGGAGAAATTGCAGAACAATTTAATATGTCAAAGCCCAGTATTTCTCAGCACTTAAAGATCTTAAAAAATGCTGACCTTGTTTCAGATGAAAAAAAAGGTCAGTATGTTGTGTATTCTTTAAATGCGACTGTTTTCCAAGAACTTGTGAGCTGGGCCCTTGATTTTGTTGAAAAAGGAGATGAACAGAAATGA
- a CDS encoding MurR/RpiR family transcriptional regulator, with protein sequence MIISNKLESMDSLSKSEEILAKFILKEKENIESLSTKDLAKATYTSPSTAIRLSKKLGFSGWNELKEKYLEELHYLNQHFSNIDPNYPFDTNDTFINVAAKIGHLASESIEDTLSLLKHTELQKAVELLHNSQHISIYGFSNSLIMAYDFKHKMLRINKYVDITNVPAEQLYVASNSTPQHTAILISYSGETEEVLKIANILKSNRTPIISLTSIGENSLRKLSNCAMSISTREKLYSKIATYSTNNSIHLLLDILYSCLFKMDYDLNLEYKTNISKNVDERVSNSTLLKED encoded by the coding sequence ATGATTATTTCGAACAAACTTGAATCAATGGACTCTTTATCAAAATCAGAAGAAATATTAGCGAAATTTATTCTCAAGGAGAAAGAAAATATCGAAAGCCTCTCAACAAAAGACTTAGCAAAAGCTACCTATACCTCCCCTTCAACAGCTATTCGTTTGTCTAAAAAATTAGGCTTTAGCGGATGGAATGAATTAAAAGAAAAATATCTTGAAGAGCTTCACTATTTAAATCAGCACTTTTCTAACATTGATCCAAACTATCCATTTGATACAAATGATACGTTTATAAATGTAGCTGCGAAAATTGGGCATCTTGCCTCAGAATCAATTGAAGATACGCTGTCGCTTTTAAAACATACAGAGCTACAAAAAGCTGTTGAACTTCTTCATAATTCGCAGCATATTAGCATTTACGGGTTTAGCAATTCCCTTATTATGGCGTATGATTTTAAACATAAAATGCTTCGTATTAACAAGTATGTTGACATTACAAACGTACCTGCAGAGCAGCTATATGTAGCATCAAATTCAACGCCTCAGCATACAGCCATCTTAATTTCCTATTCTGGGGAAACAGAAGAAGTCTTAAAAATCGCGAATATTTTAAAAAGCAACCGCACTCCTATTATTTCTCTCACCAGTATTGGGGAAAACAGTTTAAGAAAGCTCTCAAATTGTGCCATGTCCATTTCAACACGTGAAAAGCTTTATTCAAAAATCGCTACATATTCTACAAATAACTCAATTCATCTCCTCTTAGATATTTTATATTCATGCCTTTTTAAAATGGACTATGATCTCAATTTAGAATATAAAACAAACATCTCAAAAAATGTTGATGAACGCGTATCAAACAGTACGCTATTAAAAGAAGACTAA